Within Anolis sagrei isolate rAnoSag1 chromosome X, rAnoSag1.mat, whole genome shotgun sequence, the genomic segment acattatatgtatatatatcttgtaagccgctctgcgtaccttcagggtgaaaagggcggcatataaatgtcgtaaataaataaataacacaaaaaGCTCAACCTGCACACTGAGGCTTCActcatgaggcttctctcacacagaggtttacctcagactcctctggacgacactagctttagcccactgactctaacaggctttggcctactcactctcctcaggatgacactagctttggcccactgactcttaacaggttttgccctactcactctcctcaggatgacactagctttggcccactgactcttaacaggttttgccctactcactctcctcaggatgacactagctttggcccactgactctaataggttttggcctactcactctcctcaggatgacactagctttggcccactgactcttaacaagttttggcctactcactctcctcaggatgacactagctttggcccactgactcttaacaggttttgccctactcactctcctcaggatgacactagctttggcccactgactcttaacaggttttgccctactcactctcctcaggatgacactagctttggcccactgactcttaacaggttttggcctactcactctcctcaggatgacactaactttggcccactgactcttaacaggttttggcctactcactctcctcaggatgacactagctttggcccactgactctaataggttttggcctactcactctcctcaggatgacactagctttggcccactgactcttaacaggctttggcctactcactctcctcaggatgacactagctttggcccactgactcttaacaggctttggcctactcactctcctcaggatgacactagctttggcccactgactcttaacaggctttggcctactcactctcctcaggatgacactagctttggcccactgactcttaacaggctttggcctactcactctcctcaggatgacactagctttggcccactgactcttaacaggctttggcctactcactctcctcaggatgacactagctttggcccactgactcttaacaggctttggcctactcactctcctcaggatgacactagctttggcccactgactcttaacaggctttggcctactcactctcctcaggatgacactagctttggcccactgactcttaacaggctttggcctactcactctcctcaggatgacactagctttggcccactgactcttaacaggctttggcctactcactctcctcaggatgatactagctttggcccactgattcttaacaggctttggcctactcactctcctcaggatgacactagctttggcccactgactcttaacaggctttggccgactcactctcctcaggatgacactagctttggcccactgactcttaacaggttttggcctactcactctcctcaggatgacactagctttggcccactgactcttaacaggctttggcctactcactctcctcaggatgacactagctttggcccactgactcttaacaggctttggccgactcactctcctcaggatgacactagctttggcccactgactcttaacaggtttTGGCcgactcactctcctcaggatgacactagctttggctcactgactctaataggttttggcctactcactctcctcaggatgacactagctttggcccactgactcttaacaggctttggcctactcactctcctcaggatgacactagctttggcccactgactcttaacaggctttggcctactcactctcctcaggatgacactagctttggcccactgactcttaacaggctttggcctactcactctcctcaggatgacactagctttggcccactgactcttaacaggctttggcctactcactctcctcaggatgacactagctttggcccactgactcttaacaggctttggcctactcactctcctcaggatgacactagctttggcccactgactcttaacaggctttggcctactcactctgcTCAGGATgccactagctttggcccactgaccctaacaggctttggcctactcactctgcTCAGGACgccactagctttggcccactgactcttaacaggctttggcctactcactctcctcaggatgacactagctttggcccactgactcttaacaggctttggcctactcactctcctcaggatgaccctagctttggcccactgactctaacaggctttggcctactcactctcctcaggatgacactagctttggcccactgactcttaacaggtttTGGCcgactcactctcctcaggatgacactagctttggctcactgactctaataggttttggcctactcactctcctcaggatgacactagctttggcccactgactcttaacaggctttggcctactcactctcctcaggatgacactagctttggcccactgactcttaacaggctttggcctactcactctcctcaggatgacactagctttggcccactgactcttaacaggctttggcctactcactctcctcaggatgacactagctttggcccactgactcttaacaggctttggcctactcactctcctcaggatgacactagctttggcccactgactcttaacaggctttggccgactcactctcctcaggatgacactagctttggcccactgactcttaacaggctttggcctactcactctgcTCAGGATgccactagctttggcccactgaccctaacaggctttggcctactcactctgcTCAGGACgccactagctttggcccactgactcttaacaggctttggcctactcactctcctcaggatgacactagctttggcccactgactcttaacaggctttggcctactcactctcctcaggatgaccctagctttggcccactgactctaacaggctttggcctactcactctcctcaggatgacactagctttggcccactgactcttaacaggtttTGGCcgactcactctcctcaggatgacactagctttggctcactgactctaataggttttggcctactcactctcctcaggatgacactagctttggcccactgactcttaacaggctttggcctactcactctcctcaggatgacactagctttggcccactgactcttaacaggctttggcctactcactctcctcaggatgacactagctttggcccactgactcttaacaggctttggcctactcactctcctcaggatgacactagctttggcccactgactcttaacaggctttggcctactcactgtcctcaggatgacactagctttggcccactgactcttaacaggctttggccgactcactctcctcaggatgacactagctttggcccactgactcttaacaggctttggcctactcactctgcTCAGGATgccactagctttggcccactgaccctaacaggctttggcctactcactctgcTCAGGACgccactagctttggcccactgactattaacaggctttggcctactcactctcctcaggatgacactagctttggcccactgactcttaataggctttggcctactcactctcctcaggacgacactagctttggctcactgactcttaacaggctttggcctactcactctcctcaggatgacactagctttggcccactgactcttaataggctttggcctactcactctcctcaggacgacactagctttggctcactgactcttaacaggctttggcctactcactctcctcaggatgacactagctttggcccactgactcttaacaggctttggcctactcacactcctcaggataacACTAGCTTAGGCCTACTGACTCTtaataggctttggcctactcactctttcagtgcttgactgaCACTTTTGTAATCacaaatacctagttaatatttaatatttctgtcaGAAAGTTTGGACTAACCAGAAGTTTACCTTCGTATGAGGCATCTGGTTAGCAGTTTTCAGTTCTGGAAGCATGTCTCAACTTTGTTTAGTCCCCAAAGCAATATTTTTGCAGCACAGCACCCTCTAACTATATTTGGGATTTCAATCCCCATAATCCTCAGACAGCCATTCTGTAGTCTACCGCATGAATGGGGTCTTTAAATCAATCTTTGTGTATCTGGATGTGACTTCCAAGTCACTACTTGACATGGTGACCCCAAGAATGACATacacattctcagaggtagtttcaccagttccttcccctgaaatatggcctacagcagtggttctcctaatgccgcgaccccttaaaacagttcctcatgttgtggtgacccccaaccataaccctaacattatgaatcgccatataaataatgatctgcaggatgtgctttcattcactggagcaaatttggcacaaatacctggtatgcccaaatttgaatactggtgtggttggcggggggattgattttgtcatttgggagttgtagttgctgggatttacagttaagctgcaaacaaagagcattcggaaccccaccaacaatggaattgaaccaaagttggcacacagaactcccatgacaaacagaaaatactgtttggtggtcattgaccttgagtttgggagttgtagtttgcctacatgcagagaccactgtgggctcaaacaatgatggcatggatactcaatatgcccaatgtgaaaactgatggggtttggggaaaacagactttggcatttgggagttgtagttgctgggatttatagttcacctacaatcaaggagcattctgaaccccaccaatgatagaattgggccaaagttcccacacagaacccccatgaccaacagaaaatggtctgatggtctttggtgacctctgatggcctttggtgacccctctgaaaccttctcgcgacccccccccccaggggtcccgacccctaggttgagaaacactggcctacagCATCTAGTATTGATTAAAATAGGATCCGGTGCCTTTGGAGTAGTTTGGAGTTCTCAGATCTACTGACACATTAATATATGCTTAAAGGCAGTCATAGGAAACCTTTATTTTCTTGAAATTTGATTTGCTCgtccaaataaaaaaaatctagcaTCACAATTCCTAGAGATCTACTGACACTTTCTGGCAGACTGTATATGCCCATGCTCAAGGAATGCCCACCCTTTGGAGAGAGGCAGTGCTCTGAATCTTGGCTCAGCTCAGCTGGAGGAGAGCCAATGATCCATTTCTGAATGCTGAGTCAACACACAGATAAATGCATTCAATGTCTCCACTTTTGTCTGGACTAACAAAAAGATTCAAGCTAATTTGTGCAAACCAAGCCTACTTTCAATGTTATGGGTGGGCAACGTTCTTCCCAGAGTCCgtttagggcagcgtttctcaatcaggacgtcgggacccctggggggttcgcgacggggtgtcagaggggtctccaaagatcatcagaaaaaaacagcattttctgttggtcatggggtttctgtgtgccaagtttggcccaattctatcactggtggggttcagaatgctccttaattgtaggtgaactactaatcccagcaactacaaatcccaaatgtcaaggtctattttctccaaactccaccagtgttcacatttgggcatattgaatattcgtgccaagtttggtccagatctatcattgtttgactccacagtgctctcttgatataggtgaactacaactccaaaactcaaggtcaatgcccaccaaagccttccagtattttctgttgctcgtgggagttttgtgtgccaagtttggttcaattccattgttggtagagttcagaatgctctttgattgttggtgaactataaatcccagcaattacaactcccaaatgtcaaggtctattttccccaaactccaccagtgttcacatttgggcatattgagtattcgtgccaagtttggtccagatctatcattgtttgactccacagtgctctcttgatataggtgaactacaactccaaaactaaaggtcaatgcccaccaaagccttccagtattttctgttgctcgtgggagttctgtgtgccaagtttggttaattccattgttggtagagttcagaatgctctttgattgtaggtgaactataaatcccagcaactacaaatcccaaatatcgcagtctgttttccccaaactccaccagtgttcacatttgggcatattgaatattcgtgccaagtttggtccagatctatcattgtttgactccacagtgctctcttgatataggtgaactacaactccaaaactcaaggtcaatgcccaccaaagccttccagtattttctgttgctcgtgggagttttgtgtgccaagtttggttcaattccattgttggtagagttcagaatgctctttgattgttggtgaactataaatcccagcaattacaactcccaaatgtcaaggtctattttccccaaactccaccagtgttcacatttgggcatattgagtattcgtgccaagtttggtccagatctatcattgtttgactccacagtgctctcttgatataggtgaactacaactccaaaactaaaggtcaatgcccaccaaagccttccagtattttctgttgctcgtgggagttctgtgtgccaagtttggttaattccattgttggtagagttcagaatgctctttgattgtaggtgaactataaatcccagcaactacaaatcccaaatatcgcagtctgttttccccaaactccaccagtgttcacatttgggcatattgaatattcgtgccaagtttggtccagatctatcattgtttgactccacactcccaaatgacaaaatcaaccccccccccccccaaccccactagtatttaaatttggacgtatcaggtatttgtgccaaatttggtccagtgaatgaaaatacatcttgcatatcaaatatttacattacgatccataacagtagcacaattacagttatgaagtaatttgggagttgtagttgctgggatttataactcacctacaatcaaagagcattctgaacgccaccaacgatggaattgaaccaaacttggcatacagaactcccatgaccaacacaaaatactggattttatcatttgggagttgtagttgctgggatttatagttcaccttcaatcaaaaagcattctgaactccaccaacgatggaattgaatccaacttggcacacagaactcccatgaccaacagaaaatactagaagtgtttggtgggcattgaccttgagtttgggagttgtagttcacctacatccagagagcactgtggactcaaacaatgacggatctggacgagacttggcatgaatactcaatatgcccaaatgtgaacattggtggagtttggggaaaataaaccttgacatttgggagttgtagttgttgagatttatagttcactgacaatcaaagaacattctgaaccctaccaatgaaagaattgggccaaacttgggacacagaacccccatgaccaacaggaaatactgtgtttggtgacccttctgacaccccttcgtaacccaccccaggggtcccgactcccaggttgagaaacatcgaTGAGAAGTATAAAACAGGATAAAACAATGATAATATgcattcacattcttgtggcatcaCGCCAATATTGCACTTTGTTCCTGTCCATAAACATTATGGTGTTTCTTACTACTCCACCTTAGTTTCCTCCACTAAAGGGCTGTCTAAACACTCTCGGGGTGCAGCTCGCTCAACTGGGATGGGGGTCATTTGCAGGAAAGGAGGCCCACCCCAAGAACTCACTCACCCCGCAGTAGCTGTCCCCGTTGAAGATCTGGGGCGGGATGGCTTTGGGGTCGCCCGACTTGGCCCGCATCTCTTCCCGCAAGGCGTTGTCCTGGGAGATGTCCACCAGGTTGTACTTGATGTTCTTCCCATCCAGGATCCTGGTGACTTCGCTCTGCTGGGACTTGATCTGCAGGAAAGGGAGAAACCAAAAAGGAATCaatgaaaggagggagagaggaagcagAGAGCAACTCAGAGGGTAGCTGTGCTGGCTCTttgcaaaaaggaaaacaatgagcagggaaagggggaaagagccaCACCTTATGGGAAGGAGGCCAGGAAACcctggggaagaagaaggaggaagaggaggaggcagaggaatGGCAGGGAAGAAGAGCCATCCCTCCGCCTCTTCTTCCCCAGACTTGGGGGCCTCTTCCTAGAGCAGAAGCAGCCACATCTGGAAAGAAAGGCAAGCTCAACCCTCCTGAGATGGAAGACCAAAGTTCCTTTTTACCTCCCTGGAGCCAGTGACTGAGGTGCTGTAGACTGTAAGGCTGGCCATGGCGCAcagttcccttccttttcccagcCAGCCAGCCGCTCCCTCCTGGATGCAAAAAGGCAAGGATGCTGGGGAGGGATCTCTTTCCTCTCTGGCTCCTCCCCACATGTGATCCCAAGGACCAATGGGGTCCAGAGAAGCGGGCATGCTCCAGCCAGCTCTGCCCCATAGGAAGGAGTGCACATCTTGAGCTGCCTTGGCTCAAGCATGCACAGGATCCTAGGGGAGATAGTTTATTTAGTGCTTAggccataggtctttcacatccAGGACagacatatctatatctatctatatataaatgctctgtgcataatgagtaccttaaaaacaaaagaaccaatgggtggttgtaggtttttccgggctatatggccatgttctagagcagtggttctcaaccttcctaatgtcgtgaccccttaatgcagtccctcatgattttcatggtttcttcctttctgttgaaattgcccacatacttgtggatttcaatggcttctctgtgtagtctgacatggtggttgtgagagtggtccagcatttctgtgttctcaaataatatgaacaaaatctggctaccagtattaaaaaaactctaaaattacagcagcaaaacaacagaggggaaacaaacaggcacatcaaatcactctcaacaaaagattccccccaggcgcttccaagccattgaatgcaaatcaaggtgatcagctgaaacattcacagctagccccagcagacaaaagtcctttgtctcaccctggtcattccacagatatataaacccattttccctacttccaaaagacctcattacctctgaggatgcttgccatagatgcaggcgaaacgtcgggagaaaaattgcctccagaacgtggccatatagcccggaaaaacctacaacaacccatggattccggccatgaaagccttcgacaatattttcattgctacttcataactgaacagttctggcccggcttacctgtctgaacttatctcctgctatgaaccatctaagactgatgggagaagccctgctcttggtcccaccatcttcgcaaaTGCGagtggtggagacgagagacaaggccttctcagtggtggcccctcacctgtggaactctctaccagTGACATtcgattggccccctccctcttgtcgtttagaatgaaactcaaaacctggctttgggaccaagcgttcgaacactagaggcagcaatttagaatgagacccaatttgtgtgaatgacaatggactgacctggactatgatttcaagcCTGCTTGATTAAAACAATGTTGTAGTCATTTCAAAGCATTAAAAATGGTTTTAATGggttttatcatttattattactgtcgttggcattgaatgaatgcctgttgtgaaaccACCCTGAGTGCCTCTCCGGATACAGATatgcaaaatacataaataaataactgttattttgctactgttatgaatcgtaatataaacgtctaatatgcaagatatattttcattcactggacccaatttgacactaatacccaatatgcctgtatttgaatactggtggagttgggagggattgatttcgtcatttgggagttgtagttgctggggtttatagttcacctacactgaaagagcattctggattccaccaatgatagaattgaaccaaacttggcacacagaactcttatgaccaatagaaaataatggaaggggtgatttgaatgcaatattcctgcttcttggcagggggttggactggatggcccatgaggtctcttccaactctatgattctatgattctatgattctaagggtttgatgggcattgaccttcagttttggagttgtagttcacctacattcaaagagcactgtggactcaaacaatgatggatctggaccaaacttgggaggaATACTCAATGTACCCAGACGTGAACACTGGCGGAATttgtggaaaacagaccttgacatttggaagttgtcgttgctgggatttgtagttcacttacaaccaaagagcactctgaacacagcccacaatggatctgcaccaaacttggcacactacctacatgtcCAGcattgagtactggtggggttggggggggggagccattttcaaattctgggagttgtagttcaccaataccAAAAAGCAAGAGATAGATAGGtgtagagatcttcagccttctctgccaaagggcttcctacgcccatcagaaatatgtgttttctgatggtctttggcaactcctctgaaaaTCCCCtcacgacaccccccccccatgggtcccgacccccaggctgagaaacactgacttaagcAGACAAGCTCCGACcttcacaaacagctatagctcacaCTCcacaggagacaccaatggctctCCCTCCATgatgtataggagttgtagttcacctatatccagagtgcactaaaaacccaaacaatgatggatctggaccaaacttggcatacatacccaatatgcccaaatttgaatagtggtgggtttTGAGCGGAATTGGCCTGGAGATTTggaagttgtaggtactgggatttatagttcacctgcaatcaatgagcactctgaactccaccaaagatggaattggaccaaacctggcacacagagcccccatgaccagcaaaaaatattagaggtctttgggggaaaattctacttgatttgggggagttgtagttcacctgcatccagagagctctatgaacccaaacaccaaaggatctggaccagacttggcacacaagccTGATAtatcaaaatttgattactggaggggtttggggaaaactgactttcctttctgggagttgtagttcacccacaaccagagaaactgtgacctctgcCAATGAGgaacctggaacaaacttggcacacagaaccaccatggcgaactcaacctactggagggctaGGAAAAAatcctggaggtctttggggggaaattcaccttgatt encodes:
- the SH3BGRL3 gene encoding SH3 domain-binding glutamic acid-rich-like protein 3 yields the protein MASLTVYSTSVTGSREIKSQQSEVTRILDGKNIKYNLVDISQDNALREEMRAKSGDPKAIPPQIFNGDSYCGDYELFVEAVEQNTLKEFLKLA